From Candidatus Cloacimonadota bacterium, a single genomic window includes:
- a CDS encoding beta-ureidopropionase, whose product MKYRVGFCQFKPKLFAIEKNLQKLSDMLNKTKADLIVLPELAVSGYVINTKEELHKIAEEVKTSKTIEMFRELARKKNTSYVVGFAEKEGKKFFNSAFLINPEGELTVYRKTHLFNREKQIFTPGDTGLMVSKAKGDVKVGLMVCFDWIFPESARTLTLMGAEVICHPANLVLPWCQQAMVTRSIENRVFTITANRVGTERNGDVEMVFTGQSQVTNPYGEVMKRFNLVEEGVFVTTINPEHARNKWVTDFNHILEDRRPEFYK is encoded by the coding sequence ATGAAGTATCGAGTTGGTTTTTGTCAATTTAAGCCGAAGCTTTTTGCTATAGAAAAGAATTTGCAGAAATTGTCGGATATGCTCAATAAAACAAAAGCAGATTTGATAGTACTGCCGGAATTAGCTGTTTCTGGTTATGTTATCAATACGAAAGAGGAGCTTCATAAGATTGCCGAAGAGGTTAAAACGAGTAAAACCATTGAGATGTTTCGTGAACTGGCACGCAAAAAAAATACCAGTTATGTGGTTGGTTTTGCTGAGAAAGAAGGGAAGAAGTTTTTTAATTCTGCCTTTCTGATAAATCCCGAAGGTGAACTCACTGTTTATCGTAAAACTCATCTTTTTAATCGGGAGAAGCAGATTTTTACCCCTGGTGATACAGGACTTATGGTCAGTAAAGCTAAAGGTGATGTCAAAGTGGGTTTGATGGTCTGTTTTGACTGGATCTTTCCCGAGTCAGCCAGAACACTGACTCTTATGGGTGCTGAAGTTATCTGCCATCCAGCAAACCTCGTGCTTCCCTGGTGTCAGCAGGCGATGGTAACCAGATCCATCGAGAACAGAGTTTTCACTATCACAGCGAATCGGGTTGGAACAGAAAGAAACGGTGATGTTGAGATGGTCTTTACCGGACAGAGTCAGGTTACTAATCCATACGGAGAAGTAATGAAAAGATTTAATCTGGTCGAAGAGGGGGTCTTTGTGACAACTATCAATCCGGAACATGCCCGTAATAAATGGGTGACCGATTTCAATCACATCCTTGAAGACCGACGCCCGGAGTTTTATAAATAA
- a CDS encoding radical SAM protein, translating into MNYEHLFGPVPSRRLGVSLGVDIVPFKYCSMNCIYCEIGRTTNLTMRRDEYVPFDEVRKELNDYLSSNPELDYITFSGAGEPTLNSRIGAMVSFIKKEYPKYKLALITNSSLLPDTHLRKEIRDIDLILPSLDAVTQEVFEKINRPCPALKTADIVKGLIAFRQESDAEMWLEIFFLPGINDHATEVSLLKETVQRINPHRVQLNSLDRPGTERWLIKEPQNKLEQIAQFLKPLPVEIISRKTVDMVFPEIDQQLEDKLISTIKRRPCTADDMAKILHLHIDEVAKYLHHLAKKGVITATEQETGVFYSLNDKE; encoded by the coding sequence ATGAATTACGAACATCTCTTCGGTCCTGTGCCATCCCGACGGTTGGGGGTATCATTAGGTGTAGATATCGTTCCCTTTAAATACTGTTCAATGAACTGTATCTATTGCGAGATTGGCAGAACTACCAATCTGACCATGAGACGTGATGAATATGTCCCCTTTGACGAAGTAAGAAAGGAATTGAACGATTATTTGTCATCGAATCCGGAATTAGACTACATAACATTTTCCGGAGCCGGAGAACCCACCTTGAACAGCCGCATAGGCGCTATGGTCAGTTTTATTAAGAAAGAGTATCCGAAGTACAAATTAGCTCTGATAACGAATAGTTCCCTTTTACCTGATACACATTTAAGAAAAGAGATCAGAGATATAGATCTGATATTGCCCTCACTTGATGCAGTTACCCAGGAAGTTTTTGAGAAGATTAACCGACCTTGCCCTGCATTAAAAACAGCTGATATCGTAAAGGGACTGATCGCTTTTCGTCAGGAAAGTGATGCAGAGATGTGGCTGGAGATCTTTTTTCTACCCGGAATCAATGATCATGCAACAGAGGTTTCATTGCTCAAAGAAACAGTTCAGAGAATAAATCCACATCGTGTACAGTTAAACAGTTTGGATAGACCTGGCACAGAACGCTGGCTAATCAAAGAACCTCAAAATAAACTGGAGCAGATTGCTCAATTTCTAAAACCTCTCCCAGTCGAGATTATAAGCCGCAAAACAGTGGATATGGTTTTTCCGGAGATAGATCAACAACTGGAAGATAAACTTATCTCTACCATTAAACGAAGACCTTGTACTGCCGATGACATGGCAAAGATTCTTCATCTTCATATTGATGAAGTAGCCAAATATCTTCATCATTTAGCTAAAAAAGGGGTTATTACAGCGACTGAGCAGGAGACAGGAGTTTTCTATAGTTTAAATGATAAGGAATAG
- the selD gene encoding selenide, water dikinase SelD gives MKPIYLDFNATTPLAEEVMDLMKEAMQEDFGNPSSTHYYGLHAKERVEKAREHVARLIGCYNDEIIFTSGGTEANNLAIQGIVYAHRRKGNHIITSQIEHPAVMEVCRHLEEGNFRITYLPVDENGIVILDALREAITPETILITIMHSNNETGSLQPIAEIGEIAEKHKIIFHTDAAQSAGKVELDVKELKVNLLSLAGHKFYAPKGVGALFIKRGTEIVKTMHGAEHERHLRPGTENVVAITGIGKAAEIAFRDLEKNSSRMREMRDSLQQSITPKLAKAGIDQKLIKLNGHDELRLPNTLNLSFYRVDAGTLLSVIGDQIALSAGAACHSDRIEVSYVLEAMKVPVDFAMGTIRFSTGRNTTKDEIDRAAEIMIKNLQPLMTQSSEPIIIAEEQEEIKLTKYTHGLGCACKIQPSVLEKVLRELPVLNDPNVLVGPESSDDAAIYKLDEERALVLTTDFFTPIVDEPFHFGAIAAANALSDIYAMGANPLFALNIVGFPINRLPVSVLSDILKGAASKTNEAGIPILGGHTIEDPEPKYGLVVAGIVEIDKILTNKDAQEGDVLILTKPIGTGIITTAMKRGIASEEQKRSAIENMSSLNKQAAEILRQYEIHSCTDVTGFGLLGHLSEMTRGSEMNAEIYLEKVPQLPGLRELLSRNSLPGGTTNNKNHYENFVKFASTISETEKLILFDAQTSGGLLVALPSKMTEQAIDACQKAGINSAAIIGKITSKGTGEITVK, from the coding sequence ATGAAACCGATATATCTTGATTTTAATGCCACTACACCTCTTGCCGAAGAGGTGATGGATCTGATGAAAGAGGCAATGCAGGAGGACTTCGGAAATCCTTCCAGCACCCATTATTACGGTTTACATGCTAAAGAGAGGGTTGAAAAGGCACGTGAACATGTTGCCCGGCTTATTGGTTGCTATAATGATGAGATTATTTTCACATCAGGAGGAACTGAAGCCAACAATCTGGCAATTCAGGGTATTGTCTATGCTCATCGGCGTAAAGGGAATCATATCATTACCAGTCAAATAGAGCATCCAGCTGTAATGGAGGTCTGTCGCCATCTGGAGGAAGGTAATTTTCGGATAACCTATCTCCCTGTTGATGAGAATGGCATTGTTATCCTTGATGCCCTTAGAGAAGCAATAACTCCGGAAACAATTCTGATCACGATCATGCATAGCAACAACGAAACAGGTTCTCTGCAACCAATAGCTGAGATTGGAGAAATTGCCGAAAAACATAAAATTATCTTTCACACCGATGCAGCTCAATCTGCCGGTAAAGTAGAGTTAGATGTCAAAGAACTGAAAGTTAACCTCCTTTCACTGGCTGGCCATAAATTCTATGCCCCTAAAGGTGTGGGTGCTCTCTTTATCAAGAGAGGCACAGAAATAGTCAAAACGATGCATGGTGCCGAACACGAAAGGCATCTCCGCCCTGGTACTGAAAATGTCGTTGCTATCACTGGAATTGGCAAAGCAGCTGAGATCGCTTTTCGCGATCTGGAGAAGAATAGCAGCAGGATGAGAGAGATGCGGGATAGTTTACAGCAAAGTATTACCCCAAAGCTGGCAAAAGCCGGTATTGACCAGAAGTTGATTAAACTGAACGGACATGATGAGTTACGGCTCCCTAACACTCTCAATCTTAGTTTTTACAGAGTAGATGCCGGAACTCTCCTCTCTGTGATCGGCGATCAGATTGCTCTCTCAGCAGGAGCGGCTTGTCATTCAGACAGAATAGAGGTCTCTTACGTGCTGGAAGCCATGAAAGTTCCCGTTGATTTTGCTATGGGAACGATTAGATTCTCCACAGGTCGAAATACTACAAAAGATGAGATTGACCGGGCTGCAGAGATAATGATCAAAAACCTGCAACCATTAATGACCCAATCTTCAGAACCAATAATAATTGCCGAAGAACAGGAAGAGATCAAACTGACCAAATATACTCATGGGCTTGGCTGTGCTTGTAAAATCCAACCTTCTGTATTGGAGAAAGTACTGCGGGAACTCCCTGTTCTGAATGATCCCAATGTTCTCGTTGGTCCGGAAAGTTCTGACGATGCTGCTATCTATAAACTCGACGAAGAGCGAGCTCTTGTACTAACTACCGACTTCTTTACCCCGATAGTTGACGAACCCTTCCATTTTGGAGCTATAGCTGCTGCTAATGCATTGAGCGATATCTATGCCATGGGTGCTAACCCCCTTTTTGCCCTGAATATTGTTGGGTTTCCAATTAACAGATTACCCGTTTCTGTATTATCAGATATCCTCAAGGGTGCTGCCAGTAAGACCAATGAAGCTGGGATACCTATCCTCGGTGGGCACACGATTGAAGATCCGGAACCCAAATACGGACTCGTCGTAGCTGGAATTGTAGAAATTGATAAGATACTCACCAATAAAGATGCTCAAGAAGGGGATGTCTTGATCTTAACCAAGCCGATAGGAACTGGTATTATAACCACAGCCATGAAAAGGGGTATTGCTTCCGAAGAGCAAAAGAGATCAGCCATTGAGAACATGAGCTCTCTCAACAAGCAAGCAGCTGAGATCTTAAGGCAATATGAGATTCATAGCTGTACTGATGTTACAGGTTTTGGACTACTTGGTCATCTCTCGGAAATGACCAGAGGAAGTGAAATGAATGCTGAGATCTATCTTGAAAAAGTTCCCCAGTTACCAGGACTTCGGGAACTACTCAGTCGCAACTCTCTTCCCGGCGGGACTACTAACAATAAAAACCATTATGAAAATTTTGTTAAATTTGCTTCAACTATTTCCGAGACCGAAAAGCTCATCCTCTTCGATGCTCAGACCTCCGGTGGACTGCTCGTTGCCCTTCCCTCTAAAATGACAGAACAAGCCATCGACGCCTGTCAGAAAGCAGGGATAAACTCCGCTGCCATTATCGGTAAGATCACCAGCAAAGGAACCGGCGAGATCACCGTTAAATAA